A region of Ornithorhynchus anatinus isolate Pmale09 chromosome 5, mOrnAna1.pri.v4, whole genome shotgun sequence DNA encodes the following proteins:
- the KCTD9 gene encoding BTB/POZ domain-containing protein KCTD9, translated as MRRVTLFLNGSPKNGKVVAVYGTLSDLLSVASNKLGIKATSVYNGKGGLIDDIALIRDDDVLFVCEGEPFIDPQTDPPTDTPTEPRTPEGLTGSHTDWLTLNVGGRYFTTTRSTLVNKEPDSMLAHMFKDKDAWGNKQDHRGAFLIDRSPEYFEPILNYLRHGQLIVNDGINLLGVLEEARFFGIDSLIEHLEVAIKNSQPAEDHSPISRKEFVRFLLATPTKSELRCQGLNFSGADLSRLDLRYINFKMANLSRCNLAHANLCCANLERADLSGSVLDCANLQGVKMLCSNAEGASLKLCNFEDPSGLKANLEGANLKGVDMEGSQMTGINLRVATLKNAKLKNCNLRGATLAGTDLENCDLSGCDLQEANLRGSNVKGAIFEEMLTPLHMSQSVR; from the exons atGAGGCGGGTCACGCTCTTCCTTAATGGCAGCCCCAAGAACGGCAAG gtGGTTGCCGTTTATGGAACGCTATCAGACCTACTCTCTGTAGCCAGCAATAAGCTAGGAATAAAAGCCACAAGTGTGTACAATGGAAAAGGTGGCTTGATTGACGATATCGCTTTGATCAG agaTGATGATGTTCTGTTTGTTTGTGAAGGAGAACCGTTTATTG ATCCTCAAACGGACCCCCCGACGGACACTCCGACGGAGCCCCGGACCCCCGAAGGACTAACGGGGTCCCACACAGACTGGCTAACGCTCAATGTCGGAGGGCGGTACTTTACAACCACACG GAGCACTTTAGTAAATAAAGAGCCTGATAGTATGTTGGCCCACATGTTCAAAGACAAAG ATGCCTGGGGAAATAAGCAAGATCACAGAGGAGCTTTCTTAATTGACCGCAGTCCCGAGTACTTTGAACCGATTTTGAATTACCTGCGTCACGGACAACTCATTGTAAATGATGGCATTAATTTATTGG GTGTGTTAGAAGAAGCCAGATTTTTTggaattgattcactgattgaacaTTTAGAAGTAGCGATAAAG AATTCTCAACCAGCAGAGGACCATTCTCCAATATCCCGAAAGGAGTTTGTCCGTTTCCTGCTCGCCACCCCGACCAAATCCGAGCTGCGTTGCCAG GGGCTGAATTTCAGCGGTGCTGATCTTTCTCGTTTGGACTTGCGATACATCAACTTCAAGATGGCCAATTTAAGTCGCTGCAACTTAGCTCACGCCAACCTCTGCTGTGCAAATCTTGAGCGAGCCGATCTCTCAGGATCAGTGCTTGAT TGTGCAAACCTCCAGGGTGTGAAGATGCTTTGTTCCAATGCTGAAGGAGCATCTCTAAAATTATGTAATTTTGAAGATCCCTCGGGCCTTAAGGCCAATTTGGAAG gtgctAATCTGAAAGGGGTGGATATGGAAGGAAGTCAAATGACAGGAATTAACCTCCGAGTGGCTACGTTAAAAAACGCAAAGCTGAAGAACTGTAACCTTAGAGGAGCAACTCTGGCAGGGACGGATTTAGAG AATTGTGACCTGTCTGGCTGTGATCTCCAAGAAGCCAACTTGAGAGGCTCCAACGTGAAGGGGGCGATCTTTGAAGAGATGCTCACGCCCCTCCACATGTCCCAGAGCGTCCGATAA